From the genome of Nicotiana sylvestris chromosome 1, ASM39365v2, whole genome shotgun sequence:
caactttggtcgctattctattaaaaaaaataatatttggaaAATAGTGACCAATTTTGGTCTATtatgtttaaaaaataattaaattcttgaaattagcgaccaattttggtcgcttatgtttaaaaagaatttaaattttttttttaaaaaaaagcgaccaactttggtcgctattttctagattttaaaatataatatttggtttacagaccaaagttggtcgctatattttgattaataataaataaataaataacgtaatttaaatatagagaccaactttggtcgctaaatttatattattaaaatattaaagcaACCAAAGTTAGTCGGTATATTGAttacccggaatatttggtccttttaccttagagatcAAAGTTgttcgctaattagcgaccaactttggtccctaatgTAAAGGGACCGGCAAGATAGCGATCAAGCCTGTTTGGATGCTTTTTGGTCGTTTTTTGAcctgtaagcgaccaactttggtcactttTTGTGGTCTCTTTTTTTCGGACTTCTAGTAGTGATATAAAGGCAAAGAAAAACAGCTGCCGATTAATAAGAAAAATTTATCTTCTTAACTATTCCAAAAGTTTTAACGAAGCACTCGACTAATTTTAGACTCAACCAGTAATTTGAAATTTCATCTTTAAGGTTAGTGAAGCACTTCTGTTAAGAATCCTCAACTTCAGCCAATTTGAAGGATAAAAGGACTAGTCACTGTTAAACCCAACTTATTAAAATTCACATTGATTTAGCCTGTATCAGCATAACTCAGGATAGTGGATGGAATTGCTGCAACTATATTTCAATCTCTTCCTCATCATCTTCTAcagtgattttaaaaaaaaatttaaatcccTACCTTATATTATTATTGAACAAGATTACATAGGAGGGGGACCAAAAACCATACCTCCGAGAATACAAGCAAAAAAAGGAATACAAGGGCGGGGGTGTGAACAAACAGGGGGTTGCCTTTCAAACAAATTAGCTCTCACAGAAAAGGTACCCTGATCAAATAAGGACTCTATTCCCCAAGAATCCTTATATATTCAAAAACCTTAGCCTATACCCTTTTATGGGATCTGATTCTTAAATTTGGTAAACCAGTCTTATCCATAATATAACTTCCTCTAGTAGCTCGAGGAAGTTCATTAGTATTTGTGAAGATTATAGAGGAATCTTCAATAGCACCAAATTTTGACAAGGCATCAGCAGTCATGTTAGCTTTCCTGAAACAGTGAGAAACTTCAGCATTAAGATGCGCCATCTTGTCCCGAATACTAGTGATCCAGTATAGCAACTTCCAGGAAGGTTTACTAGACCCTTTGATCATCTCAACCACTATCTTAGAGTCCAATTCTAATATGATATTGTTGAAATTATTATTCATGCACCATTGCAATCCAAAGTTTGCTGCTTGAATCTCAGCCATATTAGTAGAGCAAAAGATCATGGAGACAGAGAAAGCCATAACCAAAGAACCATCTGATCTCTAAGTACTCCTCCTGCTCCAGCTTATTTAATGGGCAAGTTGAGCTGAATGTCAAAATGAATTGAATTAATAAATGGATGAGTTAATGATCCGCATGAACTAAACTGAAATGAACGGAGTGAAAATAAACGAACCAATGCATGATAACCTAATTTGCCCGACTCTTATTTGATTTCAATTTCGTTATTTGTTTTCTTATAATTTACTTAAATCCAAGCAAAACTAAGAGAGAAAAATTCTTCATTGTTACTTATATGTAATATTCAAACAGAACTTTTTAAACACCAAACAAAATTCTAATATTCATGCAGCTACTCACTTATGGCATTTAAATTGATATGTGGCCTTGCTTTGATAATTTTTTTGGTCATATGACCAGTTTTAGTAACATGTCTTGTTTTGGTAATCTGTTTTGGTGGCCAATGAAACTTGTGAAATTTCCCTATAAAAGGGCAGCACTTCTCACGTCAGAAATGCGCCAGCAAGATTTGAGAATTCATCTCATGTATCTTTTTCTCTTCCTTTATTAATTAAGAGTATTTTGTGAGAGAGTGCGATTGGGGAATACTTGTGTGAATCCTTTTTTAGAGTGTCCTGTAAGGTTATTCTTTCAGGATATTTCTGGTTGATTAGAGTAGTATTTCTAATTTGTACTTTCATTGGCATTCTTGTTGGTATAGTAAAATTATTTCTTTCCGCTTGTGGACACAGGTTACTCGAGGCGGAGATAGATTTAAACTTTATGGGTTTAGAATCTTAGAATGATGATTTCAAGTGCTAATTACTAGTTTTTGAATTTAATATTTGTACGTAACTAATTACTTTCATAACGCAAATATTTTGTTGGAGCAAAAACTACTGAATTTGATGGAACCTCCCGACCGGCATTAAATTTATGCCTCATTTTATTTGCTTTTATTACTGTCATT
Proteins encoded in this window:
- the LOC138873608 gene encoding uncharacterized protein translates to MAFSVSMIFCSTNMAEIQAANFGLQWCMNNNFNNIILELDSKIVVEMIKGSSKPSWKLLYWITSIRDKMAHLNAEVSHCFRKANMTADALSKFGAIEDSSIIFTNTNELPRATRGSYIMDKTGLPNLRIRSHKRV